The DNA segment CAAGAACCGTCCACCGGGAGAGCAAAAACTGGTGGATTGGGCTAAACCTTTACTTGCAAACAAGAGGAAGCTATTCAAAGTTATCGATAACCGTCTCCACGATCAGTACTCAATGGAAGAAGTATGTAAAGTAGCTACTCTAGCGCTGAGATGCCTCACAACAGAGATAAAGATGAGGCCAAACATGAACGAGGTTGTTGCTCACCTCCAACACATCCAAGCTTTGCATGAAGCAGGAGGAGGCAATAACATTGATAAGGAGGATAAAAGAATGCGTAGGAGAAGCGATAGTGTTCTCCTCCTCAGCCAGAAACCAAATGAAGGTTTTGCTCGGCAAACAGCTGCTTATCCACGTCCCTCTGCTTCACATCTGTTTGCTTGAGGAAGAGACAATGATGTTATGTTCTGTTTAGTTCAGAAGATGTACAGTTTTGCTTCTGCTTATGTACTGAGAGGATTGTTGTAGTGCGAGAAGTGAGTAACATAAGAGTATAAATGATCTATCATATCATGTCTTTCAACTTCAAGCTTTGTTATATGCAAGACTAGGCCTGGATGTTTTTACCCCAGACCGAAGCTTCCGAActgttatacaaaaatatccaAACTGAGCTTAGGAACTTGGTATTTCAGGTTTACAATACAACGCGAATtgaaccgaaatccgaaatcCAAATTaagatccaatttttttttgaaattagttaaatatgttaatgtttttatatatattaaattaatttagatattATGATAAATGGATCTTTAACTAAACCTTGTCATAAAATAacttagatattttaaaatattttaaagattttctgtattttgtttgaatatttttagcTAGTTTAggtaatttttaattagatttttgaataatattcagagtttttttgttaattttttaagttctttaaaaaaataattgggCAATTTCAGATATTAGTTATAATCTGATCTGAACCGAATACGAGAGGAACCGAATCGGACTTGATccaaaaatatgtcaaatccGAATGGAACTTACGAAAATAGTAAAATCCGAAAATCCAAATTAACCTAACCGATTCCGGCTGGTCCCTAAATGCCAGGCCTAAGCAAGACAAATGGAACAAAGCACATATGCTTTCCaaacatatatacaaacaaacacacaacaaAATCATTCGATTAGTTACAAACTAGAGACTTCCATTACCTACTTTTGAGTTCTTTGGCTAAAGAAGATTTTATCTACAGTGGAACAAAAACTATCTTTACCATGTTCTAACCAGCCCCGGAGTCCAGTTTCGCCAGTCTAGCTTCGAAAGCGACTTGTTTAAGCTCATCTTATCCCTCAGATCAAGAACCTTCTTCAGATAAGTGCTCCCCCCTTGCTTAATCACCTCAGGCTCACTATCAGCTTCAATGATCTCTTCTGTTTCATCCCCAAGTGGCGCAGGAGCGTTTTCCGTCTCTTCATCAATGATGCTCCCAAGAAATGAAACGACTTCACTCATCCTAGGCCGAGATTTGGGTTGCTTCATCAGACATTTGTTCGCTAAAGCAGCTACTCTCTGAACAGACTTGATACAGTAGTACTGTCCTTGGAGCCGCGGATCAACAATCACATGGAACTTCTTAGAGTCCGATACATAAGGCTTCACCCATTCTAGAAGCTTCTGCTCTCCTCGAGGTCGGTTTCTGTCAACTGCTCGTCTTCCGGTGATCAGCTCATACAACACCACCCCAAAGCTCCATACATCACTCTTTGCTGTCAGTTTACCCGTTTGTACATACTCAGGAGCTGCGTAACCAACCGTACCTACAACCTTTTGAAAACAAAGACAAAGACTTTCAAGAGATGTTATGCTTAGAGAAAAGGCTAAAGAGGAGTGGCAACATACTGAAGTTGAGACATGACCAAGTCCTTCAGGAGGTCCTTGCCTAGCTAATCCAAAATCCGAGAGCTTAGCACTGAATCTCTCATCAAGCAAGATGTTTGAAGACTTGAAGTCTCGAAATATCAACTACAAGATTCACAAAATTAAGAAAACCATAAACACAAACGAACCTAAATCTATCGACATGTACAAACCTGAAAATCCATTTGTTCATGAAGATAAGCTAGGCCTTGAGCAGCGTCTTGAGCGATCTTCAACCTTGTAATCCATGGAAGAGAGACAGACATTACTCTGCCTACGAGATGATCCTCTAAGCTTTTATTGGACATGAGCTCGTAAACTAAGAGCCGTTGCATCCCTCTTTCGTCGTCGTCAGCGCAGTACCCAACTAGCTTCACCAGGTTTGGATGGTTCACTACTCCTAAGAAACTCACCTCGTTGATCCATTCTTTATGCCCCTGAATGCT comes from the Brassica napus cultivar Da-Ae chromosome A7, Da-Ae, whole genome shotgun sequence genome and includes:
- the LOC106352628 gene encoding serine/threonine-protein kinase PCRK1, with the translated sequence MKCFHFTNGDKRGGGGEGHEGENSVVSRASRLSWARSLSVASSSASDPTRRSEFDSDWSFSPERFGFHKPLSQRWTGGVAEENDLKVFTYGELKLATKGFSRALLIGEGGFGCVYRGVVDGFDSKINVAVKQLNRQGLQGHKEWINEVSFLGVVNHPNLVKLVGYCADDDERGMQRLLVYELMSNKSLEDHLVGRVMSVSLPWITRLKIAQDAAQGLAYLHEQMDFQLIFRDFKSSNILLDERFSAKLSDFGLARQGPPEGLGHVSTSVVGTVGYAAPEYVQTGKLTAKSDVWSFGVVLYELITGRRAVDRNRPRGEQKLLEWVKPYVSDSKKFHVIVDPRLQGQYYCIKSVQRVAALANKCLMKQPKSRPRMSEVVSFLGSIIDEETENAPAPLGDETEEIIEADSEPEVIKQGGSTYLKKVLDLRDKMSLNKSLSKLDWRNWTPGLVRTW